One Glycine soja cultivar W05 chromosome 7, ASM419377v2, whole genome shotgun sequence genomic window, AATCACCAGCAACATCCTTTTCTACgtacaattctagaactgacatttattgttgttgttgaaaactttcgatcatagtttcaacatcttcgtcatcacaaatttgcaccgcaacatattttcctgaaactaaaaatctacaacttatagtagaaataatttcattattttctaactttaccttatctccaattttttttttcaaagcattgaaactaattccgcgtttaatctgaatggcctttttactgccttcaaatattacaccatcattgtcttcatatactcttccgttgaaatacaacactgtaataattgaattcatgatatacctacatcatcaaaattaaaaataattaatcataacaatagtagttttaaaataaataattactcatactaattttataataaaaattctaattaaaaaaattaattcacttaaactttgccttcaaatattagtctaacaaataaaatcattacttcaattaaatataaaatatttatttacttcctctattaaacttaaactacacattcatactttattctaaaaaaaagtattctaattaaataagtTATGAAAAATTCCTTAACTTCAAAAAAATTCCAGACAGACACAAAATAGAAGGGTTATAATATGtgataaaaacaaagagataCAAAATTAGTGAGTGTTATTCCCATGTTAGTAAATTTAAATGACGGGACTTTTAAAAttggtaatatttttcttattatttttataattaaaattacaatttctttttgttaacttatactaaattttattacaagTAAAATATAACTTCGTACTCagaacaaacaacaaaatacttaagaaatagcatgtaattattttttgtcttaaattaaattatatgtcaaATAATACTTCAGACGCAAAAACCATTAACAAAAaggcttacaaataattactactaatattttttaaatttaaaatgtcatttacaaaattaatacacttaaatttgagcttcaaatttcattctaaccataatatttgttacttcaaaataaaaaatttgtacatcataaataaacaaaatgaaagaaaactttaattaaataaatataaaacatcctTACTATAGAATCAAACTTCAAAactctttcttcctctttcaCAATACTCTCTTCAGTCTCAAATTTATGCAAGTGCAGAGTGTGATTGAAGTTTGCtctatttaaagaaattttttagcaAAAAGCTACGTACGCAAATTTATACACCATTATTAAAGTAACTTTGTATGGAAGTCACCTCCTAGATGCATGTGATTTCTGATTTCCCTATCCAATACAGTGCCCTATTCTCCTCCCTAGTCTGCATAAAAAAGAATTCAGTGCATCATGTGAACCCTAGCTGCATCAGATCAGGCTTGAGTCTCATCATTCAGCATCACTCTCCAAGCTTCAGTCCCATCAAACCTGTCCACCTGGAGTGgtttaaaatcattattattatatagaaaACTGTATGTTTGATTTATGGGAAAAAAGtgtaagaagagaaaaataacgaaggaaaaggaatagaaaatatataaatgcttttttttttcaaattgtatgataagaaagaaataaaagataagaaaattagtATTGTTCTCTTCTTGTTTAGTTGTAtagaaagaagaataaaaaatgtgtttaaaattataaaaaaaattaaaacaaaaaagataaaaaaatgagaaaaaaaattgtttaatttgtgCATGAAAGAGtatattttttctgttttccatCTTCTTTGAacagaataattttttagtttgattCCCACAAAAATGTTTTCAGTCTTCTAAATAAAAAGCTAAACCATGAAAAAGATAAGGAGCCTCACCTTTTTCGTGATTTGCCTTTTCCTGTTTCCACATTTtggaaaaacaaacatttaGGAGTTTTTATAGTGATAATGCACAATCATTATTATCTctctatttctctttatatgTGTGCCTATATGCATGTtgtatataatatgataaagatgtattaaatgaaaaatgagaaaaattaattttaatcattagattataattataaaaaaatgatgcttaagattaaaacttcaatttttaatacatCATGTTTATCAAAGTGACAGaccattatcataaaaaaatttacattagttaaaaaaaactacagATACCTTAATGTGTGTGAGTGCATTgatcatattaatattaaattaagtatattaatatttcttaatataaGTAGCTTCTTCcccttcttccttttctcttaTCTCACTGGAAATGCATTCACACTGAACACCAACCCAATCTCAATGAAGAAGCCTACCCCGGACCCTGACGTGAACAACTTTCCCTTATGATCCCGCCAGCTCCAAGGGCGGGACTAGCTTCACCCTCTCTCTCCTATCCCGCCAGCTCCAAGGGCGGGacaccctctctctctctcctatcTTCCCCTATCCCGCAACACCCAATGGCGGTACCCCTATCCCGCAGAAGCTGTTGGCGGTACCCTCTCCCCCTCTCTCCTAGTCAACCGCTGTCCACCCCTATCCCGCCATTGGCACTGGCGGTTCAAGCTTCCCGCCAGTGTCAATGGCGGCACCCATGTAAGAAACCGACCCCCTCCGTAATTTGTTATAGATGAGACCCCATTCCGTAAATAGTTTCTAAAAGAAACCTTCCTTCATAAATTTGCCCATATTGAGTTTTTGAGTTAGCTAGGCTTGCAAAATCCGTGGATCTAGTTATCTGCGGACTATCCTTGAAATTCGTCTAATTATTATTAAGAcattttgatgcttttagtaaAGATCGACTATATAATAAATGTTGGTATATTTTTGTCTAAATACTTTAATATTTAgtctttaatattattataaatattagtatattttagtATGAtagattttaacttaaaaattaggagaaaaaattcttctaattttaaacattttttatttttaaaaaatattttttttttcaaattatttttttagacttGCAAACTGGTTCGAACCGATCCTTTTATCTGCGGATTTGAAAGACACAATGTGAACTTAAAAGAAGCCCATTTATTCGGTGGACTGATTTGTTCTGTTCTTTTGAAACACAGGTTTGATGGGTCAAACCTTAAAGAGAATTAGAGGAGGTGCAAATAGAATGGGCAAAGGAAAAATTCACAACTTGCTCCAGTGCTCCCCCGAATGTATGAGGATTTCCTAAAAATCTTTGATTAATTTGCAGCTTTTagtttatataagaaaaatttttttaagaaaaataattatttttgatgGGCAATTTTTCTAGAGAATTTTTTAAACGAGAACAAACTTGCACATACATTTATATATTTGCTATAGAACCTTGGCTGGAGGGTGGTTAGTTTATGCGTAAAACTTCTCtcttcattttaatttagatcaataataatatttgcactcagttctataaaattaaaatttataaaaaatttatttcccacGAGACCTAGTACAATATATAgtaacacaataaatacaagAGATTCTGCAAACTGAAAAAGGGATTCTTACTAAAGCAAACTCAAACAAGAACAACTTCCACTCATTTGGCATCTACCGTAGTAACACAAGATCAAAAGCAGCTTCTCTGATAGAACACACGTACGTATGATTCAACATCTTTCACAGTAGTGGTTCATTTCTAACAGCTAGCTATTGCAACTTAAAATAATTGCAATGCTTCTGCAAAgtgctaactttttttttcccccTTCTTTATGGACATGACAATGTGATCAGAATGAAACAATAACCAATCCATTGAATTTGAATCTGATTTTGGGTTTGGATCGATGCCACCATTCTTCATCTCAGGAAAGGACAAGAAATAGGCCAAAGCCTGCAAACCAACTTCCCACATTAATTTAActttatatcaaattttatgTGATTTCACAAGAaggattatatttatatttatgtgaCACATAACTTGTAACTTACCTACTAATTAAGCGCTTAAAACTGCATTAGTGGCTGGTTTAAGTGTGATGTTAGTAACATCAGCTTGGTCtgtgaaaaacaagagatcaAATATTAGGCATGAATTACAAATTTATAAGAATGGCATCACGGATTTTGACTATTATATTTATGTAACCATTGGAAATTTGACATATTTTACTTACTATTAAAGGGTGTTCTTTGTACGAAGAAGCATGCCCCAATAACAATGTAGCACAGCAGGAGAACAAGGCCTTTCATGTAGTGAGAAGTCCCATCCTATGAATAATTAAGGGTGGTTTTGTCAATTCTCATAATATTCCATTATTCAGAGATTGAATGAAAATGAGGTAAAAAAATATGGGTTTTTTTTCCagttaaaattgttaattaaatatatacctGTAAAGTGAAGCCTGTGACTATTATTGCCAAAGCAAGGGAACCTGTCTCTAAGAGGTTGAAGTTCATGTCCATATTGATACCCATTATCCAAGCAACGATTACACATAATGGGACCTATATTGTGTAATTGCATAAGCTTTCAttaaaagaagggaaaaaaaaacaaaaagtaacttataaatgaaattatgAAAGTGTCCATTTACATATTAGAGGTGTGTGTATCTTACCACAAACATGGCAATCTGAGTTGCTGAACCTAATGCAACACCCAATGAGATGTCCTGTGTTCAAGGAATTACTTTAGTTTAactaaattaacattttaattaaataaatttattgcttGGCCAATATGATAATATTATCACTCTCTCAAGTTCTCACCAGCTTGTTCTTGAAGGCAAATATGATTGCTCCTGCATGTTCAGCTGCATTGCCAACTATCGGCAGCAAGATTATGCTTAGGAAGCTCACAGACAAACCCCATGAATCTGATGCGTCCTGTTATGTTTGACAATATTAATTACCATCAATATTTATTATAGTCAAAACTAAATGGACTtcattttttgaagaaaaaaaaagcattttatGTCAATTATTACCTCAATTGTATCCACCACATATTCTGACAACACAGCAATGAATACAGTCATTCCAACCAACCAAGCAATGCCACTCCATAATCCAATCACAGCTTGTTCTTCTGAACCATCCTCGCCATCTTTACCGTCCTGAACAATTCAttgtgttaattaattaattaattacttctaCGATATTGGCAAGGATTAGATTAATTGCTAACCAACTTAATTAACCATTTTCATAATTCAAGAAACCTTACATCTTCTTCTTCAAATAACTCCCTGTGTGTCCACAGTTGAAAGACAATGTAGACAACATATGCAATCAACATCACAATGCTAGAAGCTCTTGACAAGTGCAGTGAAGGGTCTACAGTGAGAGCAGCTGAGGCACCACTGTATTTGAACAGCATTGGAAGCAAGTAGCACAACAATCCCAACAACAGCATAAGTGAGTTCACATCTGCTTGTCTCTGCAGATTCAATGCTTAAAATTAGTCATCATTGttccattattaaaaaaaaacataaaggacTAATTATGAAAAATGTGCACACATTATTAGATGAAACTGTGAAGGGATTTTTAGGGCCTTACTCTATCATATTTTTGTTCCACTCCAACGTTTGCAATGCCACCACATAATAGAGAGGTCCCAAGAACCAGAAGAAGGTTTGAAAGAATAGAACCCAACAGAGAATACTTGACCACGGCAATTTTGTTACTGCTAAGGGCAAATACTGCTATTATGAGCTCCGTAACATTCCCACATGTAGCATTCAGAAGTCCTCCAACTGTAATTGAGAAAATGTAAAACATTTAATTAGCTTCAGTTATGCCATAATCAATTTTACTCAGCAGTTTGTAGCAGCATGCTTTCTTATTCTAGTTTTAACCCTTTGATTTTACTATTTCCAAGATCACAAGTAGCACATGGTTTGTCTCGAAAACCAATAGTCTAGAACATTCGATTGGTGCAATAATGTGAAAATAGTCCTAACTCTTGATGTTTATAAACTTCAAAATTGATACAacaatcaaatattaattatattatgttCCAAATTAAATATTAGCTATTAAAGGAAATTTTCATGGTGATAAATTCTCCAAAATTGATACACTTTTTCGGTTTAGATTCATACCTGTGGGACCAGTGTAAAAGGCAACTTGTCTGCGACATTTGAAGGGACAATCACCAAcagagaaaatagaaaaagtatCAGCAATCAACCCAGAAACAAAAGCTTGTTGTATAACAAATcatccaaagaaaagaaagggtgcAACA contains:
- the LOC114419062 gene encoding vacuolar cation/proton exchanger 3-like: MGSHQQEPWLLENGKPRVLTKETRHGRSAHRMSSTSLRKKSSRTLVSKVPCATLRNFLSNLQEVILGTKLSILIPAIPAAIVAECFGFGRPWIFILSLLGLTPLAERVSFITEQVAFYTGPTVGGLLNATCGNVTELIIAVFALSSNKIAVVKYSLLGSILSNLLLVLGTSLLCGGIANVGVEQKYDRRQADVNSLMLLLGLLCYLLPMLFKYSGASAALTVDPSLHLSRASSIVMLIAYVVYIVFQLWTHRELFEEEDDGKDGEDGSEEQAVIGLWSGIAWLVGMTVFIAVLSEYVVDTIEDASDSWGLSVSFLSIILLPIVGNAAEHAGAIIFAFKNKLDISLGVALGSATQIAMFVVPLCVIVAWIMGINMDMNFNLLETGSLALAIIVTGFTLQDGTSHYMKGLVLLLCYIVIGACFFVQRTPFNNQADVTNITLKPATNAVLSA